Genomic window (Oncorhynchus mykiss isolate Arlee chromosome 28, USDA_OmykA_1.1, whole genome shotgun sequence):
GTCACTGTGACTaatgccctcctctctctgtgttaccAGGGGCAGGTGGAGACTaatgccctcctctctctctgtgttaccaGGGCCAGGTGGAGATTGAAGACCAGGTGGAGGGGCTGCAGTACGTGTCAGAGAGGTTCAACTTTGTGGACCTGAGTCGCGTGGCCATCCACGGCTGGTCCTACGGAGGCTTCCTCTCCCTCATGGGCATCATCCAGAGACCCAACGTCTTCAAGGTCAGAGGAACTACACTAAAATACACAATTTCAATCCCAAATCACTTGAAGATCTGAGTAGATTCGATACCACATTGCCCTCTGATTGGCTAGGGGAGATTTTCCCATATTGCTTAGACCTATTTAAACATTTCAGATCTCCAGGAGTGGGTAGGGATCTGAAGAGACTTCATTGGACTAGAACCATCTTGGCTTGCGTTTTATTCTAGAAAGTGTAATCACATCTCATTTACAATGCAGATTAGACTGAATGTAGTTGATTATAGATTGGCCTATTGGTGAGTATAGCTTTGATTTATTTGAAGCTCATCAGATATGACATTCTGTATGGATGTAGTTTTCCCATTAGGCCTCATGGTGTTGATGTTGGGTCACACGTCATTCCACACTGCAGTTCTCATAGTGCCTGTCCTTAGTTGTACTGCTCTACAAAGCACACTGGCAAAGGTCAAcaaatggtttaaaaaaaatacaatctaTGGAGCATTTTAGGGTTATGTGTCATGCTCAAGGGCACGTGAGGTACCAGGGGGCGTATTCAGTATGTATAGTACTGCTCGACAGAAATAGGGCTTCATTGAACCATTAAATAGCAGACGTTTAGACATGCCACACAATCAATGTATGCCACCACCCTGCTATACTGAACAAATTCCCACAGGCATCCATCTTCTGAAAAGCAGTTTGACCTGTCATGTTGcgctaaaatgtagaaaatgagCACCTGCTGAAGTGTGATTTGTACAATGCATCTTAAATGTCTTAATTGTCTGtcccagtggaggctggtggagggAGAAATAGCAGGACAGGCTTATTTTAATGCTATCCTTACTGAAAAAataaataacccccccccccaaaaaaaatagcAATGTTGTTCCTTTTCAGGTGGCCATAGCGGGCGCTCCCGTGACGGTGTGGATGGCGTACGACACGGGTTACACAGAGCGTTACATGGATACACCTGATAACAACCAACAGGGCTACGAGGAGGGCTCCGTGGCGCTGCATGTGGACAAGCTGCCCAGCGAGTCAGTCCCATACTGTTTACCGCACTCTATACACTTGAACCAATCTAAGAAATAAGAATGGCCAACTTCTATATTTATATATTGTACTGTAGATGACGGTAACAATGTTGTGGTCAGTTCTATTCCATTTTATTGATCATTGTTGAATAAAAACAGGCATTGGTTTTGAGCAACAAAAATACTACTTATTTGTATTTTGGATGTTTCTCAGCTCAAATTTCAAGGACAGATGGAACATTATTGAGTTTCACCATAAACATTTCTATATGTATAATAAATAAACAGGATATGCGTACTGTAGTGtagtatttaaaaaaaagggGACGAATATGAAAATTGAACCTGTTTTATTTTCATGTGGTTTCTATGTCTGTTTCCGTCCCTTTGAAAACCCCTCTCCACCCAGGCCAAACCGCTTGCTGATTTTACACGGATTCCTTGATGAGAATGTTCACTTTTTCCACACCAACTTCCTGGTGTCACAAATAATCCGCGCTGGAAAGCCATATCAGCTACAGGCTAGTATATTTATGTGTTGTTGACATTTCTAAATCTGTGTTGAAGGCATGTTATGGGTAACAATGTCCCATCTATTGATATACGGTTCCCTAACATAGACATTGTTGTACAATTAGAGAGAAGCACTGCTACAGTCTGTCCCATGTGGTGTCAGTGGGACCCAGAAGGGGGCTGCTATCTTAGCCAAGACTTTAATGGACAACTCTTTCATTTGAATGGGTTTCAGGGAATATTGTTTTCAGAAAATTGCAAATTGTAGTCACATGTACCATATAGTGTATACTGAAGCAGGAATTAGTGGTTGATTTTCCTCTGTTGTTTTGCAGGTCTACCCCAATGAGCGACACAGTATTCGCTGCCCTGAGTCAGGAGAACACTATGAGATCATGCTGCTGCACTTTCTACAACAATACCTCTGAATGTCACCCCATTCTGAAACCAACTGTATACCTCCCCGAAACCTCCTCAACCCAGGCATAAAGACCTCTGCAGCCACTCCCAACTACTCCCAACTTTACCATGAACTGGTGATCTCACTCAATTATACCTCCACCTGTCTCggttgctctctctgtctctctgtctctctgtcctattCTTCCGTTCTCTCGTCCCTGCGCCTAAGGAGATCCAAGGCAGGGTTGTGAAGTATCACCTCAGACCGTGGAGGGAAAGGGGATATACATTATCTGGAGGCTGTCACAATCCCTCTCTAGTTGTCTTCCCTTTCTCTGGATTGTTTTGCCAAATGTTTTTCTTTTTCCTCCATTTTATTCACTCAAGTCAGTGGTAGGATTGGGGTTCCTCGAAAACTAAATGgaatctatacacacacacacacacacacacagcatattgGAGTTGGTGTAATGGCTAGAGGAAGAAACCCTGCCTTTACTTGCATCCATTAACTATTTTAAGTGTGTattgttaaaaaaaagaaaatatttTTATGGATTCTTATTCTTTTATAATGAGTGTCAAATGAAGCCGCTCATTGACATAATACAGTCATTTTCTCTCCTCACATTGCAGTGCTCACGGTGTCGACTTGCCTTCTGAAGACATACCATGTATGCCAAAGTACTTCTTGACTTGATCGTGCTGGTATTTCCTTTTTTACGGCAATTACGATACAAGTACGAGCAGCCAAGTCTTAAACAGCTTTGTACCACCTGAATAAAATGTATACGTGATGATGAAGAATAAATACATGTATGATGATGATCTCTTTAATTGTATAATTTATCACAGATTAACACGAACAAGGATGAATGGATTTATGCATATATGGATGGATAGACCATAATGATGAACCAAGATGGTGAGACTGTTTCAATGTCTCATTGTACATGATGTACAAGATAAGTGTCATGGTCAACTACAATGTGATTCATATGTTAACACAGGGAATATCCTATGTGTGCAATCTCAGGTCTAGTAATCTTTCAATGTGAATTGATATTTCTCTATGACCCTCCTGGTTCTTTGGAGATGGGGAGACATCTCATGTcccttttgaccaatcagatcttttcacatcagctcTTTTTCAAAGCTGATCTGACCAATTTGTGAaggaaaaaaagatcagaattgggctacctGTCTAAACGAGGCCTCAGTTCCTCTAATCATTGAGTCCTCCAGCAGGTGCAGAGGGTTGATATGCTATCCACCATAGAATTTAATAGGGTCTCTATGCCAGAGCCATATGTTACAATATGATGTCAATACATTGCTCTGCTCTATGCTATCCACCTTCCCTTTGGGGGAACGGTTGCCATGGATACCAACGATGTGATGCTGCCATTTCATAGAGGACTCGCTGGAAGGGTGCTTGGAAGTGATTGATGTTACCGAGGAGCCTCTGTAGGCTCTGCTGCATGAAGCTTTTAGTAGCCATTTTGAGCACATGTTAGTAATGCAGATGGAAACGGGAACTCAACCTTTATTAGTGAAGTTGAATTGTATCATTTTttttatatcaaatcaaagtaaCCATTTACCCTTTGGCTACCTTTTTTATTGATAAAAACCACAACATATTTCATTTGACATCCTCTATGAAAAATGCACCTCACCTGTCTTTTCCATGTGTGTGTAGACCCTACAGAAAGTGAATTATGACCCTTCAAAGTCAGCATAATAGTCTGAGTTTCACAGGAAGATAATGAACAATTGGCTCAAATCACACAGGCACCTAGACAGTATGTCATTCGCCCTCAGAACAAGATTGAATAAGGAACACTGAGCATTTGATATAGGTCGATCACAAACAGTAGGACATTGGATGTTCCTtcctgtccctcactctctctgaaGGTGTTCTAAAACACATTAGCAGTAAGCCTGACCAGATTTCTTGGTGTGAGTAATTGAAGCTGGACCCCAGCTCGCTGTAAGATGACTTAACTTCTAATTTTGGGGAATATGAGAGGTGCACGGTGCCTCCAAGTAACTGCTGCTTTAAAACATGGCTCAGTCTCAACCCTGGCCTGCCTAGGGAGATTTTGCATCCCTCAGGTATTCCTGGAAAGTGAATTGGTGAAATATTATGTTTTGTCGCTGTGGTGGAAAAATGGGGAATGCAAATCAAGAGCCAGGGCGTGTCATTACTTTTCACCATGATGGATTGGCTTCAGTACTGAAGGCTTgataacatgaaaacatataTAACTTGGTAATATGCAAATCATTGAAATGGGGACAAATGGCACACATTGATTTGATAATCATGTTCGAACTCAGTTGTATGAGCAAATTTCCGGTCAATACAATTAAATGGAAGAACCTTTACTCAGCCATACTATACGACATCAAACAGAaacagtggcttcagaaagtattcataccccttgacttatatCAACAaaattatgttacagcctgaattcaaaatatatatatatttttaagtataATTCTCACACATCTACACATTAAAAATATGTTCTGTGTTCTAGAAAGACCTAGCAAAGTTGCAGCTGGTTCAAAACAAAGCAGAAGGCCTTGCCCTGAACTGCAcacacagaactaacatcaacaacatgaatGATAGtctttcatcaaatcaaattgtattggtcgcatacacgtatttagtagatgttattgtgggtgtagtgaaatgcttgtgttcccagctccaacagtgcagtaatatctaacaatacacaacaatacacacacatctaaaaagtaaaagaatgttaatagtccgggtggccatttgattaattgttcagcagtcttatggcttgggggtaaaagctgttaaggagcctttcggacctagacttgatgctccggtaccgcttgccgtgtggtagcagagggaacagtccaggacttgggtgactggactctttgacaatttgttgggccttcctctgacaccgcctagtatataggtcctggatggcaggaagcttggccccagtgtgtgtgtatatatatatatgtgtgtgagtgatgggatgtatagacaatatggacagtatatgaatagaatatgtagtatatatgaagaatagtatatgtacagcaatagttaaattggataggccttgactagaatacagtatatacatgtgaagtgggtaaaacagtatgtaaacgtaatttaaagtgaccagtgttccattattaaagtgaccagtgttccattattaaagtgaccagtgttccattattaaagtgaccagtgttccattattaaagtgaccagtgttccattattaaagtgaccagtgttccattattaaagtgaccagtgttccattattaaagtgaccagtgttccattattaaagtgaccagtgttccattattatagtgactagtgttccattattaaagtgaccagtgttccattattaaagtgaccagtgttccattactaaagtgaccagtgttccattattaaagtgaccagtgttccattattaaagtgaccagtgttccattattaaagtgaccagtgttccattattaaagtgaccagtgttccattattaaagtgaccagtgttccattattaaagtgaccagtgttccattattaaagtgaccagtgttccattattaaagtgaccagtgttccattattaaagtgaccagtgttccatgactacgtacatagggcagcagccactAAGGTTCATGGAAGAGTACACGGGTGGTAACcgtctagtgacagtgactaaagtagtgggtggaggccggctagtggtgactatttaactgtctgttggccttgagatagaaactgtttttcagtctcttggtcccagctttgatgcacctgcactgacctcgcctcctgcatggtagcagggtgaacaggtcGTGGCTCAGGtagctgaggtccttgatgatcttcttggacttcctgtgacaccaggtgCTGTAGATGTTCCGGATGGCAGGCAGTGGGCTCTGACCACTTCTCTTCTAGTCTTTTAATGAAACGTGTGTGTTGAAAAGGCCTAACCACTTGTATAATCTATTTGCATACACTTCAAACAGACacacggtgcattcagaaagtattcagaccccttgactttttctacattttgttacggtacagccttattctaaaaaggattcaattacattttttcctcatcaatctacacacaatatcccataatgacaaagtgaaaatagttttttttccaaaaaagtctatcaatcaaattaataattgatatgtgggattcacgtctccatctcaaccaaaaatctaagttaaagaataggactaaatcaaatcaaactttaaaagccttcaaatacagtttgatttgatttagtcctaatCTTTAATTTAGAtctttggttgagatggagatgtgaatctaacatatcaattattaatttgtagacaaactggaattaaagccagacttaGTCAGTGGCAAaaatggaactatccaagcagaagatacatatACTTCAagtgttgatatttggttgcttTCACAAACAAACTCAACTCAGCATTGATGAATTTGCAAATCCTAAATATATGAGTGATATAGTATAGTCACATTTCATTTACTCggttaaacctaccctttggaatgacttcgatGGTAACAGTGAATCTATTTCATTTTTAAGTGGAAATTTTAACAGTCATTCTCACAATAGCACATTGGTTATAGTCAGTGAGAAATATCATAGCTAGgcagggcttggttaaaaccctgggtGGGAGACTAAAGGGTAGCTATAGATCAATcatccagtaggaggtgctgtccaGCCTATAGTTTTTATTTTGGATTAGTGGATAAGGTTTGGCTTGGTTTAAATTTGGTTACCGTGAAAAGATAATACTGtcgttgaaatttcaccctcaaaacaacagttgatgacttttcaaatccaatgtattttccacgtagattccacgtcacaatacgttgAGAACTAAGTTGAAACAAAAGTTGATTAAACCAGTTTGTGTCCACTGGGATGTTAATTTTACTGTTTTTGAGTTGAATACTATGTTCATTTGACAGTTTTTTTTCTTCGAGTTGGCTGCTATGTTTATTTGAATGTTACTCCATTTTGACCTTTGACCTACTTCTGAATTGTTTCTCTCGCTGCATCAGTGTGTTTAATAAGAGATCAGACAGCGGAAGTATTTTTCTTTAAATGATTTCTATTGGCTGGTTCGAGCCAACGAGGGCAGTATTCAACCTCTGGGAGAGCTCTAACCATTCAGAAACCTCCGTCAGATGGGTCTTACCATGTGGAAAATGCTTGGTTTCTTGCAACACAAAACATGTTTGAACTCACCTCATTCTGTTCCATTCATTAGTCCCAAGGCTGAGCGTTGCTTTAAACAGTGATTAAGAGTGAGCTCATGCCACAGCTTTGGTGAAACACTCTTGCTAACTTTCCACTGCTAGATTCACATGTTCATGTACTTCTTAACTTTTTAAACATGGTTTGGTTTTGTCTCTAGCTGAGAGACTCTAAGACTTTTGAAAAGTATGAGTTATTTAGTTTTTTAAAATGGCCTTGTCTTTGTTGGAAGTCTCACTGGGTGAAGCCAGGACTGACTGGGTAGCTTACCCAAGTCATCGGCTAACCACCTCTAACAGTGTTTCAGTTCAAGAGGAGAAAATTTGTCAGAATACTGAGCGTCTTTCCTCTATGACTTGTTCTCGATCACAGCGGGGGCGATCATCATGACGGTGGTCTTCAGGGGATAGTAGTGGCCACGCCAGGTCTTCCAGAAGACCCCCTGCTTCCTCTGATGCCTATGCTTGGGAGGAGGGCTCATGAAGTAGTGGCTGTTCAGGTTGGAACGTCCACAGTTGCTGAACCACCAGCCACCTGGAGAAAGAGCGCAAACATCTGGTTAGATTGGCATTGCTGCTACATTCCCAATTTGAGTCATAGAGAGATTAACCTTAGACTAAATAAATCTTAAATCTTGGACTAAATAAATCTTAGATAGAATTCAGCAAAATAGTAACTTTGAACTTTGAAAAAGAGGAGACGTACCAGAGAGGTGTTTGGCACagctgatgtcattgttctggtcattgtcttggctgtggatGGAGAAGTGCAGTCCGGAGGCCTCAGTGGCCAGGGTGCCCTCCAGGCTGCTGTTCGAGGTCTCTTGGATGTGGAGGTCATAGTGGCTCTCCTCCCCGCTCAGACGGATGGGGTACTGGATGGTCTCAGAATCACCCCTCCAGTCGGAGAACATGACGTTGAGGATGTAGTCTGCATCTTTGGCCACAGCGCGTATCTTCTCAAGACCAAGCCAGAactcacctagagagagagagatcaaaatgAAGACAAAATCACAACACGGTTCACAAACTCTTTTGTCCAGACTCCGTACCTCAGATAGTCAGTATCAGTACACGTCATCAAGGTCTGTGGCCTTTCCCCTTCGCTGGCACAAATATCCTATTTATAAATGACTCATTCAACTAGAACAAGAGCCTCCAGTTTCATATCTCCAAAGCCTAGAACTTCAAACTGTTATGTCGAACAGCAGCCAACATAGAACTTGTTTGTGAGCTATGGGGCAAAAGTcctctctgcctctgacaactCCACTTGTTTTCTACTGAGGGAATTCACACCTGTGTGTATGGAAGTGGGGGTTTGGCGGGTCCAAGCAGAAGTAGTCAAATATGACTGTTTTTATAATATTGTTCTGTAGGGACATAATTGCATAACCTGTTTACCTTAATAACTAGGTCAGATGTTCAGGAATCAGGATACATCTAGTTTCCCTATCTGGGTTCCCTATCATTGGCTTCTTCATTGTAGCTGGTTAATTCTGCAACTACGGGACCTTCGATGTCCTCAGGGTCAATTTTGGGTactttattaaaaaaaacatgtttttattttttatatgttAAGTTCACACTACATTCACCCCATATTTTTGTTCAACACCTCTCTATCAAGTATTTTAACTACCTTTCAGATTTTATACCTCAATTTCACTGTTTTGCCCTTGTCCCTGACTCAGACTTATGAGCTTCTACTTCTTCTATGAGAAAACATAATTACACATTatgtaatgtgtaatgtaatgtcttTCCTAGAGAAAGAGTCAATTAAATACAATCTATATCAATTTTTATTGTGAGTATGCCCTTTATATTGCTATTTACACAAAATATAtctgtcctttggtagtggtgtCATTTCCACCACTGAGGGCACATTTTATTGTTAGTCATTTCCAAACAGGCTACAATTTCTTTAATTTGTAGTATAATTttgatttttaaaatatatttgatgtGTTTAGTGTAAACCACATGCTAGATGTAATACTGGCCAAAGCATTCTAAGCAGTCTGTCATTTTTCACCAAAAACAGCAGAAGCGTCATTTCCACCACAGTCATTTCCATCACAAACTTAACTGTGATGGAAATGACAGAACGTGGTGGAAATGACAAAAATCCATTATGTTATTACTTTTtacttagtttttttttttaatttaggtTTATTTAATCATGTAAATGACTTGAATCTAGAAAATGCTCCAAGGTGTGCACAATTGGAAAACAGAAGTAGTATTTCTCTTTGTTTTTAGAAGATGCCACATAAAACATCACAAAATAAATAATGATCCTACACGATACCAGGAACATCTgcaaaaagacagagagatactggaagaaaaaaagagaagagagaagtgaTATCTCAGTGacaccacctcagtcataagTGACACCAACGCCAAAGAACTTGAGAAGGGTTTGTTGTTTCAAAATGTCCTCATTGCAGAGTTAAAACAAAAGTATTAAAAAATGCACAGTGCCAAGGACAAACAAGTGGCTTCAAAAATGCTCAGAGGAAACATCCTGAGAAAGTACGGCCTGGCCAAAGCTGCAAACAGAGAATTTGGATTTTCAGTAAAATCATGGAGGGAAAATGAAAACAGGATAACTAGTCTTCAATACTCCAGGAAAAAGCAGTGTAACATAATTAGCGCAGACACAGAAGAGAAAATCACTAGATTCTATGAACGTGATGTCAACAGTAGAGCAACAACAGGGGAAAAGGACACACTAATGAGGAATAAGAAAAAAAAGCAGAAGCGCTTGTTGAATGGCAAAATTCAGAACCTTTATCAGGATTTTAAGAGGGAATATTCAGAACCTTTATCAGGATTTTAAGAGGGAATATTCAGAACCTTTATCAGGATTTTAAGAGGGAATATTCAGAACCTTTATCAGGATTTTAAGAGGGAATATTCAGAACCTTTATCAGGATTTTAAGAGGGAATATTCAGAACCTTTATCAGGATTTTAAGAGGGAATATTCAGAACCTTTATCAGGATTTTAAGAGGGAATATTCAGAACCTTTATCAGGATTTTAAGAGGGAATATTCAGAACCTTTATCAGGATTTTAAGAGGGAATATTCAGAACCTTTATCAGGATTTTAAGAGGGAATATTCAGAACCTTTATCAGGATTTTAAGAGGGAATATTCAGAACCTTTATCAGGATTTTAAGAGGGAATATTCAGAGATTAAAAAGTCCTACTATGAATTATTTTAAAGACATATTTTTGGGTTGCCAAGCCAACAGTCCAGGATAGGGACACATGCCTCTGCAAAACCCACGCCAACCTCCAGTTCATGGTGGACAAACTACAGAATCACAAAGTGATCAGCTGCAACAACAATGACAACCTTATTGAGTCTTTGTGCTGTGAGAACCTGAAGAAAGAG
Coding sequences:
- the LOC110508917 gene encoding angiopoietin-related protein 4-like: MFSDWRGDSETIQYPIRLSGEESHYDLHIQETSNSSLEGTLATEASGLHFSIHSQDNDQNNDISCAKHLSGGWWFSNCGRSNLNSHYFMSPPPKHRHQRKQGVFWKTWRGHYYPLKTTVMMIAPAVIENKS